One window of the Rufibacter radiotolerans genome contains the following:
- a CDS encoding ATP-dependent zinc protease family protein — MKKKSPEKSIIGRREMVDFPELELFEIEAKVDTGAFTSSIHCNNIREVNQPDGQRAIHFELLDDRHPAYNHKAFEFTDFSLRNVKSSFGDVQERYIIRTKIIIHGQEVETEFSLSDRSDLKYPVLLGRTLLRKRFIVDVSRKNLSLKAKNKAKKK; from the coding sequence ATGGTTGATTTTCCGGAGCTGGAGCTGTTTGAGATAGAGGCTAAGGTAGATACAGGCGCCTTTACCTCATCCATCCACTGCAATAACATACGGGAGGTAAACCAGCCGGACGGGCAGCGCGCCATTCACTTTGAATTGTTAGATGACCGGCACCCTGCCTATAACCATAAGGCCTTTGAATTCACAGATTTTTCGCTCCGGAACGTAAAAAGTTCTTTCGGTGATGTGCAGGAGCGCTACATTATCCGTACTAAGATCATTATTCACGGGCAGGAGGTGGAAACCGAGTTTTCCCTTTCAGACCGCAGCGACTTGAAGTACCCAGTGCTGCTGGGCCGTACGCTGCTCCGCAAGCGTTTCATCGTAGACGTGTCCCGGAAAAATCTGTCCCTCAAGGCCAAGAACAAAGCCAAAAAGAAGTAA